One Ensifer adhaerens genomic window, TGATTGCTGCACGCATCTTCCCCAGATCGACACGGATCTCGGAAGGCACGTGGAGAAGCCGCCACGGCTCCTAAGTGAAAGCAATACCAGTGATAATTATGTTCGCCATCGACAGAGGAAGCAAGACTTTCCATCCGATCGCCATCAGTTGGTCATAGCGATAGCGGGGCAAGGTGAAGCGGAACCACATGAACACGTAAATGAAGAATGCCACCTTGAGCGCAAACCAGAGAAGCGGTGGCAGCGGAATCAGAATACCGTTCCAGCCGCCGAAAAACAGGATGACCGAAAGAACCGATACCAAGAGCACGATGACGTATTCGCTGACCATGAAGAACGCGAAACGGATACCGCTGTATTCGGTGTGGAACCCGGCGCCGAGGTCCCCTTCAGCCTCGGCCAGGTCGAAGGGAATGCGCTGTGCTTCGGCCAATCCCGCGACGAAGAAGACGAAGAACCCGATCGGTTGATAGACGATGTTCCAGAGATCGCTCTGGGCGCGCACGATGTCCACGAGGCTCATCGACTGTGCGAGCATCACCACGCCGACGACTGCGAACCCCATCGGGATTTCGTAGCTGATCATCTGCGCGCAGGTCCTCAGGCTACCTAGAACCGCGTATTTGCTGTTGGAGGCCCAGCCGCCGAATATGACGCCGTAGACCTCCAGACCGATTACCGCGAAGACGAAAAGCAACGCCACGTTCAGGTTGGAAACATAGAGCGTGATCTCTGCATTGAGCACGGAGACCGTCTCGCCGAAGGGGATCGCGACGAACACGATGAAGGGCGGAGCGAGCGCCAGGATTGGCGCAAGCTTAAACAGGAAACTGTCTGCTTCCGCGGGGATATGATCCTCTTTCGTCAAGAGCTTGATGCCGTCCGCCACGGGCTGCAATAGTCCGTGCCACCCCACGCGCATCGGCCCCATGCGCTGCTGCATATGCCCGGCAATCTTGCGCTCCAACCAGGTTAGTGGCAACGGCAGCAGAAGCAGCATTGCGATCAGCAACGCGATCTTGAGGGCGATCAGTCCAAGGGCGACGAGAAGCTCCATGTTTCGCGGCCACCTAACCAACAGGCCGAAACGCGACCCTATATGGCCCCGCTTGCCCATTGAGCGCTTCGGTACTTCTAGCGTTGTCGATTTTCTCACGAAACGACGGTTGTGGACAAGCTACCATCTCCCGTTATGTGCGGAACTGCGGATGGACCACGCCACGTCGCCTGCAACGAACCTGGCAGTGAATTAACCCTGAAAACGCCAGCGTCTGAACGCGAAAATTGCCTCCACAGCTGGTGGTAAATTCACCCTCACCGGTGAACGGCGAGTGCATTGTCGTAGAGGGAACAGAATTCTGCGGCGACATCAGACGCGATCGATGCGATCAGCGGGGACAGTCGCGACGAGGGTGTGTCGAGATAGACCGCGAAATAGTCGGTGGCCGGAAAAGGGTGACGCACATTCAGCACTTTTAGGGTGCCAAGGCGCAATTCGTTCTGGATAACGATTGGCGGCAGGACCGAGATGCCTATGCCCGCGGCGATCATGCTGATCGTGGTGGCAAGCGAGTTGGAGTAATGTACCACGCCCTGACCGAAGGAATTGGCCGGAAGGTACTCGACCATGCGCCGGTGGGCTTGGGTTCCGACTTCATAGGAGATGATTGGGTTCAGCATCAGTTCCGCCCGGCTGATTGCCTCGTCGTCAGTCGGGAAGGCGCCGTTGGCGATCCAGAACATGCCGAATGTACACAGGTCAACGATCCGGTATTTCTCGATCTGCGAACCGTGGAAACCGAGAATGATGTCGAGTTCTCTCTTTTCGAGCTTCGACAGGATCGTCTGCGATGCATCGGTGGTTACCGCGACACGGACGCGCGGAAAACGCTGGCGAAGCGTGCCCATGATCCCAGGCAGTATGGCCAGGGCCATCGCTGGCACGAGCCCGATGCGTACGGTTCCCTCTACCGTCTCGGGTGGCGCCACATCGCTGACCAGGCGATTGTAGCGTGCGATGATGTCTCGCGCGCCCGAGACGAAGGAACGTCCCTCGCGGGTCAGGTGAACGTCACGCGTATCGCGTTCGAAAAGCCGGATGCCAAGTTCCTGTTCCATGGCCGAAATACGGTTTGAAATGGCCGCAGGCGTGATGTGCATGCGGTCTGCAGTGGCACGAAAACTGCGCAACTCGGCCAACCACACAACCGTTTCCAGGAATCGAATATTCATCGCGTGAATGCGCCTCACCATTATTACGACCGCTCTCGCGAATTTCACGCATAAATTGTCGTAAGCTGTTGTTTTATACAGACTATATTCCCGGATGCCACGTTACACCGTGAAGGCGATATGACAACGGCGGGCCGGCAAGGATTGCACACGCATGGCAAAAATGGTCCGGACAGAAGAGCCCGGACCATGGTGGCTGGATCGTGTCAGGCAAGCTTGGCCAGGACCTTCGCGCTCGCTCCGGTCATTTCGCCAAGTTTCTGAACCTTGTCCCGAACGCTGGCTTCACGCTTCTTGCCCGATTCCTGTCGTTTCAGCGCCTCCTCTGACACGGCCCGGACTTCATCGCGCGGAATGACCAGCACGCCGCTTTCATCGGCAAGGATGGCATCGCCGGGCATCACGACGGCGCCGCCGCAACTGATCGGAATGTTGAAGCCGCCTCCGAGATCGTAGAGGCGTGTGGTGATTGGCGAGAGGCCGCGCGACCACATCGGGAAGTCAGATTCCTGAATTTCAGTGAGGTCGGTGCAAGGTCCGTCGACGATGCCGGCAACCGCACCCGCCGCCTTGGCGGCAACAGTGACACCGCCGCCCCAGCACGCATATTTATCATCGCCCAAACGATCGACAACCAGGATGTCGCCTGGACGCAATTGCCCGGTGGCATGGTGAAGAAGGGTGGAATCCGGCCCGGCTATGGCCAGCGTCACGGCCGTTCCGACCACGCGGCGGCCGGGAAGAAGCGGCTGGATCTGCCGGTCCATGAAACCGAGCAGGCGCCAGTGGCCGACGGTTGCCGTCTCAACGCCGCTCAGGACGTCGAGGTCATCCTGCGGTATCTGTTCCGGCATGTCCTTGATGACGTACATGGTGATATCTCCTCAGGCGCAGGCAAGACGCCGGTGCTGGGTCATGGGGATCAGGTTGCGCACGCGCTTGATCTCCTTGGCGTCGATGCGCGCGGTGACAAAACCGACCGGATCGGACGCGCGGGCGATCGTGTGCCCCCAGGGATCGCAGACCAGCGAATGTCCGTAGCAGGCGCGCTTTTCCCCGTTGACGGTCACGCTGCCGGTCTGGCCGCACGCAACGAAATAGGTCTGGGTCTCGA contains:
- the nuoH gene encoding NADH-quinone oxidoreductase subunit NuoH codes for the protein MELLVALGLIALKIALLIAMLLLLPLPLTWLERKIAGHMQQRMGPMRVGWHGLLQPVADGIKLLTKEDHIPAEADSFLFKLAPILALAPPFIVFVAIPFGETVSVLNAEITLYVSNLNVALLFVFAVIGLEVYGVIFGGWASNSKYAVLGSLRTCAQMISYEIPMGFAVVGVVMLAQSMSLVDIVRAQSDLWNIVYQPIGFFVFFVAGLAEAQRIPFDLAEAEGDLGAGFHTEYSGIRFAFFMVSEYVIVLLVSVLSVILFFGGWNGILIPLPPLLWFALKVAFFIYVFMWFRFTLPRYRYDQLMAIGWKVLLPLSMANIIITGIAFT
- a CDS encoding LysR family transcriptional regulator, which gives rise to MNIRFLETVVWLAELRSFRATADRMHITPAAISNRISAMEQELGIRLFERDTRDVHLTREGRSFVSGARDIIARYNRLVSDVAPPETVEGTVRIGLVPAMALAILPGIMGTLRQRFPRVRVAVTTDASQTILSKLEKRELDIILGFHGSQIEKYRIVDLCTFGMFWIANGAFPTDDEAISRAELMLNPIISYEVGTQAHRRMVEYLPANSFGQGVVHYSNSLATTISMIAAGIGISVLPPIVIQNELRLGTLKVLNVRHPFPATDYFAVYLDTPSSRLSPLIASIASDVAAEFCSLYDNALAVHR
- a CDS encoding RraA family protein, with product MYVIKDMPEQIPQDDLDVLSGVETATVGHWRLLGFMDRQIQPLLPGRRVVGTAVTLAIAGPDSTLLHHATGQLRPGDILVVDRLGDDKYACWGGGVTVAAKAAGAVAGIVDGPCTDLTEIQESDFPMWSRGLSPITTRLYDLGGGFNIPISCGGAVVMPGDAILADESGVLVIPRDEVRAVSEEALKRQESGKKREASVRDKVQKLGEMTGASAKVLAKLA